Proteins encoded together in one Ipomoea triloba cultivar NCNSP0323 chromosome 4, ASM357664v1 window:
- the LOC116016915 gene encoding LEC14B homolog isoform X1 yields the protein MSSSRRCFDVCEDKNRDRVVRGDGMDSLDHEIVQLTRVCSSPHPGLCAARPGKVTLPVSPVKMLGGREVNYNGRGRFTSAECCHVLSRYLPVYGPSVVDKMRSCAYVSQFSADGSLFVAGFQDSDIRIYNVNRGWKVQKVIRAKSLRWTVTDTSLSPDQRFLVYSSISPIVHIVDVGSGTKESVANVMEIHEGLEFSSNVDDYDDYSFGIFSVKFSTDGRELVAGSSDDSIYVYDLETKKLSLRIDAHKSDVNAVCFADETGHLIYSGSDDNLCKVWDRRCFASEQKAAGVLIGHLEGVTFIDTRGDGRYLISNGKDQALKLWDIRKMSSNVNYIPRPRKYDWDYRWMDYPEHARNKRHPHDLSLTTYKGHSVLRTLIRCYFSPAYSTGQKYVYTGSTDSSVYIYDLVSGARVARLDFHEAPVRDCNWHPFLPMLISSSWDGVIANWEFPGNGDSPVPVMRPRRYRQPQMIW from the exons ATGAGTAGTTCTAGAAGGTGCTTTGATGTTTGTGAAGATAAAAATAGAGATAGAGTAGTTCGTGGCGATGGAATGGATAGTCTTGATCATGAAATTGTGCAACTCACAAGGGTTTGTTCTAGTCCCCATCCGGGGCTCTGTGCGGCCAGACCTGGCAAGGTGACTTTACCTGTTTCACCAGTGAAAATGTTAGGAGGCAGGGAAGTAAATTATAATGGGAGAGGTAGATTCACTTCAGCTGAGTGCTGTCATGTTTTAAGCCGGTAtttgcccgtttatggtccttcAGTAGTAGATAAAATGAGAAGCTGCGCATATGTATCACAGTTCTCTGCTGATGGTTCTCTATTTGTCGCAGGTTTTCAG GATAGCGATATTAGAATATATAATGTTAATCGTGGGTGGAAAGTTCAGAAGGTCATCCGTGCCAAGAGCTTGCGATGGACAGTCACAGATACATCACTTTCGCCGGATCAACGTTTTCTT GTTTATTCTAGTATCTCACCTATTGTTCATATTGTTGATGTTGGATCCGGTACAAAAGAGTCTGTTGCTAATGTTATG GAAATTCATGAAGGTCTAGAATTTTCTTCAAATGTCGATGACTATGATGATTATTCTTTTGGAATCTTCTCTGTTAAATTTTCAACAGATGGGCGAGAACTTGTAGCTGGCAGCAGTGATGATTCAATCTATGTTTATGATCTTGAAACAAAAAAACTAAGCCTTCGAATCGATGCTCATAAG TCTGATGTTAATGCTGTATGCTTTGCTGATGAAACCGGCCACCTCATATATTCTGGGAGTGATGATAACCTTTGTAAG GTTTGGGATAGACGCTGCTTTGCTTCTGAACAGAAAGCAGCTGGGGTCCTTATAGGCCATCTAGAAGGCGTCACATTCATAGACACTCGTGGAGATGGCCGTTATCTTATCTCAAATGGGAAAGATCAGGCACTCAAGCTCTGGGATATCAGAAAAATGTCTTCTAATGTGAATTA CATTCCTAGGCCACGAAAGTATGATTGGGATTACAGATGGATGGACTACCCTGAGCATGCAAGAAATAAGAGACATCCACATGACCTGTCATTGACTACATACAAAGGGCATTCAGTCTTGCGTACACTTATACGCTGCTACTTTTCTCCAGCTTATAG CACAGGGCAAAAGTATGTCTACACTGGATCGACTGATTCTTCTGTTTATATTTATGACCTG GTGAGTGGTGCACGAGTTGCAAGGCTAGACTTTCACGAAGCACCCGTACGAGACTGCAATTGGCACCCTTTCCTACCCATGCTAATCAGCTCCTCGTGGGATGGTGTCATCGCTAATTGGGAATTTCCAGGTAACGGGGATAGCCCTGTACCAGTAATGCGGCCCAGAAGATATAGGCAACCACAAATGATATGGTAA
- the LOC116016915 gene encoding LEC14B protein-like isoform X2, producing the protein MSSSRRCFDVCEDKNRDRVVRGDGMDSLDHEIVQLTRVCSSPHPGLCAARPGKVTLPVSPVKMLGGREVNYNGRGRFTSAECCHVLSRYLPVYGPSVVDKMRSCAYVSQFSADGSLFVAGFQDSDIRIYNVNRGWKVQKVIRAKSLRWTVTDTSLSPDQRFLVYSSISPIVHIVDVGSGTKESVANVMEIHEGLEFSSNVDDYDDYSFGIFSVKFSTDGRELVAGSSDDSIYVYDLETKKLSLRIDAHKSDVNAVCFADETGHLIYSGSDDNLCKVWDRRCFASEQKAAGVLIGHLEGVTFIDTRGDGRYLISNGKDQALKLWDIRKMSSNVNYIPRPRKYDWDYRWMDYPEHARNKRHPHDLSLTTYKGHSVLRTLIRCYFSPAYSTGQKYVYTGSTDSSVYIYDLVCGEWCTSCKARLSRSTRTRLQLAPFPTHANQLLVGWCHR; encoded by the exons ATGAGTAGTTCTAGAAGGTGCTTTGATGTTTGTGAAGATAAAAATAGAGATAGAGTAGTTCGTGGCGATGGAATGGATAGTCTTGATCATGAAATTGTGCAACTCACAAGGGTTTGTTCTAGTCCCCATCCGGGGCTCTGTGCGGCCAGACCTGGCAAGGTGACTTTACCTGTTTCACCAGTGAAAATGTTAGGAGGCAGGGAAGTAAATTATAATGGGAGAGGTAGATTCACTTCAGCTGAGTGCTGTCATGTTTTAAGCCGGTAtttgcccgtttatggtccttcAGTAGTAGATAAAATGAGAAGCTGCGCATATGTATCACAGTTCTCTGCTGATGGTTCTCTATTTGTCGCAGGTTTTCAG GATAGCGATATTAGAATATATAATGTTAATCGTGGGTGGAAAGTTCAGAAGGTCATCCGTGCCAAGAGCTTGCGATGGACAGTCACAGATACATCACTTTCGCCGGATCAACGTTTTCTT GTTTATTCTAGTATCTCACCTATTGTTCATATTGTTGATGTTGGATCCGGTACAAAAGAGTCTGTTGCTAATGTTATG GAAATTCATGAAGGTCTAGAATTTTCTTCAAATGTCGATGACTATGATGATTATTCTTTTGGAATCTTCTCTGTTAAATTTTCAACAGATGGGCGAGAACTTGTAGCTGGCAGCAGTGATGATTCAATCTATGTTTATGATCTTGAAACAAAAAAACTAAGCCTTCGAATCGATGCTCATAAG TCTGATGTTAATGCTGTATGCTTTGCTGATGAAACCGGCCACCTCATATATTCTGGGAGTGATGATAACCTTTGTAAG GTTTGGGATAGACGCTGCTTTGCTTCTGAACAGAAAGCAGCTGGGGTCCTTATAGGCCATCTAGAAGGCGTCACATTCATAGACACTCGTGGAGATGGCCGTTATCTTATCTCAAATGGGAAAGATCAGGCACTCAAGCTCTGGGATATCAGAAAAATGTCTTCTAATGTGAATTA CATTCCTAGGCCACGAAAGTATGATTGGGATTACAGATGGATGGACTACCCTGAGCATGCAAGAAATAAGAGACATCCACATGACCTGTCATTGACTACATACAAAGGGCATTCAGTCTTGCGTACACTTATACGCTGCTACTTTTCTCCAGCTTATAG CACAGGGCAAAAGTATGTCTACACTGGATCGACTGATTCTTCTGTTTATATTTATGACCTGGTATGCG GTGAGTGGTGCACGAGTTGCAAGGCTAGACTTTCACGAAGCACCCGTACGAGACTGCAATTGGCACCCTTTCCTACCCATGCTAATCAGCTCCTCGTGGGATGGTGTCATCGCTAA